The Calliopsis andreniformis isolate RMS-2024a chromosome 7, iyCalAndr_principal, whole genome shotgun sequence region GCGAGAAGACTTTCAATCGTTTTTTGGACACGGAATTTCCCTTCGAATTTCTGGCTATCTCCTGTTTTTGCGCTTGAGCGGACCGTTTCTGGTATCAGGGTAAGTACCTCGGACGAGTTACCGATCGGCGAATCGATTGACACAACGATAAAGAAGGCAACTGTTGCTTACCCGGGAAATTTGAAACGCTACCTTGATATCCCGACCTCTACAAAGACGCAAGCATAAAACTGTTCGAAAGCCCATGATCGCGGCCGAGTGGGTGTAAGATGTTACATATGAGATCGTAATTCAAGTCGGTAAAGAAGATATTTGATGGAAGGTATGATAAAACAGAACGTACGAAAGATTCTTCATCAGACCCCTCACCAAGGACCCTCTGTTACCGACAGGTGAAGCTTAATTGCTATACGATGTGCGCATAATTGACGCCGAATCAATTGCACGCGAGCAGCTGCAACAACGTTCAAAATTCCTTCGGGGAGAACAGTGTTGCCTACGCCAAGGGGCGCTTGGCGAGTTCCATTGGCAACTTTATCCTCTCCGTCCAGGTGGCTTTGGAGCGAATCTACACGACAATCTACCGTCGAAACGCAAGCGAAGGCGTCCTGCGGAGGCAATAGGCCTCACCTGGACGCTGGTGAACCGTATTTACGCCGTATGTACAGAAACCGTGAAAAGTGGTTTAGGACGGATATTTACAATTTATGGTGCGTCCGTGAGCGTCCCTTCGTTACAACGACGTCTCCATGTTCAGGTTCGTCCATTTCCCATTCTCTCTTCTGTAGTCCTCCACTCTGCCCGTGAAGCTTCGACGCAGATTGGCGTCGATTCTCACTGGTTTGGCTCGTCTCTCGGTCATGGAACGAGTCAGTTCCTTCTTTACCGACGGTTGGGAAGTGATCTCGACGTGACCTTGGTTGGTAACTGGATGATCGACGCCATGTTTGCTGGGCTTCCGGCTCCCCGAGCCTTCGTAGGGGGGAAAAGACGTGCCGTGTTGGTACACGAGCGACGACTGACCTTTGCTGGTGTTAGCTACGTCCACAGCGTCTGTAGAGGCGGAAAATGCGTAAGGGTAGGGGTGCTGACGAGCAGGGGGGCAGGAGAAGGAGGAGGGATGGGAAGTCTCAGAGCAGCGCTGCCTGCGGGAGTCCTGGAACCTGCGTCGGGATTTCCTGTCGCAGGTCAAGGACCTCCCTAGTTGACTGAGCACTGTGTGACTAGGTGACTCCTCCGTGGGGGTGGAATCCACTTCCTGCCTGGTTCGAATTACGTTTTTCCCGCCAAAGGGGTCCCCAGGGCAGACTTCTTGGATGGGACTCGCGAAGATTAGGGTCCTGTTATTTGAAACAAAGTTCGTCCAAGTTTACTGCACACTACTGTCCCATTAAATATCGCTCACCTGTTGTTTTCCCGTTTTTGGCCAACAGGATCCTCACTCTTCTCATCTAGGAGGCTCTCTAACAGAGGTTTTTTTCTTCTACTCAGCACACTATCTAAGCTTTCCCTAGAACGAGAGAAGAAATTGAACTTCCCTGTTGATAATGTCCCAGAGCAGCCTTCATGGTAGGACGCTCTGGTCTTCCCACGACTCTCTTCAACTTCCTCTTCTCTATTAGATAGATTCTGCAGCTCCCTTGCGGTGATCAGCGTGTACCTTCGCCTGTTCTGCTTGAGGATCGACTTCAGACAGAAGTAGGTCTTCGAGTTTGGCAACGTGCAAGTCTCATTCGACATGGGATTGGCAATTACCCTACTTCGTCCAGGTGTCCTCTTCGGTATCGCGCCTCTACTCACGTCTATAGTTCCCCTGGTCCTAGAAACCGCTTCGTCTAACGAGGACAAGGAAAACCTGAACCTCCCCTGTGGTCCAGGGGCATCAAACGTGCCCTGCCCCGTTTCTAGTATCCTCTCATCGCTGCTGAACTCTTCCTCTTGATCATTCTCCAGAATATTCTTCAAACTCTGTCCATTCAGCCTCAGGAACCTAGTGTCAACCTCCACCATGTCTGATCTCCTCAAATTTGGCTCAGACATGTCCCTAGGTATACGCCTGTCCCTCCTGACACTGTGTGTGACCTCTGAACTGGTCCCAGGCTCTGCTCTACTACACTCGTTCTCTAACCGAGCCTGGACTAGGTACttcccacaacttccacacctcCCAGCCTCTGTTTGGCTAATGTACGTGCAGGAGGAGGAAGTAACCTCGACTGCTGACCCCATTAGCGGTTGTCTAATCACATCCTCCATCTGTCCATCCTCTTCCCGCCTAGGTCCTTCTTCCAACGTCCTTGTCTCGACAGCAGCGTGACATGGGCAAGAACACTCTCGTGGTGCTAGGTCATAGCGATGGTCAGAGTCCTCTTGTATCGTGCAGTTGGGGTCAGCTCGCTGGTACAGCAAGGCTTCTGAGTAACTTGGCACCATCTCTGTGATGGACAGGTCCTGAGACTCGACTGCTCTGTGATCTGGTGCTGGATCCATCAGCAGAGCTTCGCTATAGCTCGGTGCCAGCATATAGGAGCCTGGTTGGCTGATGGTTTGCTGGCTCATGGACGCGTGTATCGGCTCGCTGCCACTTGGGGTGTCATAGTTAATGCCAAACAGCTTGGTGATCTGGCAGAAAGTGCTGATGTCAGTCACAGTGGCTAACAAAGAAAGCAGGAAAGTAAGAAAAACCTTACTTGATAGTCTGCATACTGCGTTTTGTACTCTATGATCACCCTGAGGGGCCAACTGAGCAGCAGGgcgctcaaacaccaatacacatAGCGATTCGTGAACCAGGGGTTCCCAAGGACAGCCACCAGAGTCGTGGGGTTCAGGTTGTACCCCAGATCCAGACCCTCCCGCATCTCCATGTAGTCGTCCCTTAACTCCTTGGGGCAGAAACAGATGCATCGATCACTTAATAATCTCAATTAATGGAACCAGAAAAGGGTCAAGTGTGGTCGTACTTGCTCAGCGAAGAACCGCGACCTGGCCTCCTCGAACTCCGTCGCTGACCTCATGTTCGAGAAGGCGAACCCTTTGCTCAGGTTGATCTTCGTGATGGGTACTTTTGGGTCCAAGATCAGCTCCTTGCTGATGTCCTTCACGCCGCAGTAATCGTAGTAGTAGAAAGAGGTCGCAGCGTGGGTGTTGATTCTTTCGTAGTAGACCTGTGGGATGAGCCATGATCAGAGGCGAAGGTAGGTCGAGGAAGATGGGCCATTGAAGAGAGATTGTCGTAGCAAGCCGAAAACTAAGCGTGGGCATGTGCCTTGgattacttgaggccagagttcAGCAGTGACTGAAGTGTCGAAAAGGATCTAGGAAGACTGAAGCAACTTGGAGGAGGCTCAAAGAAGGTTCCCCATTGAAATATAGAAACAACTCAAAGTAGCTAATGCAGGGAGTGATCCCAGACACCATCCTCCGTCTCAGGGTTAAAGGTTAGAGTAGACTGAAGCATGTTAAAGCAGGTTGCACTGGGTTGGAAACTGTCGAAGTGGGTCTAAGAGGGTTAAATCGAGTTGGATCGGGTTCGAAGGGCAGGTCTCCATCaaagaataaaaagaacagctagGAATAAATTATGCAGGGTTCACGAGCGATCCCAGGCACTATCCCTCGCCTCAAGGTAAAGGGTAGAGGATCGTGCAGCTCCGAGGAAAATGGTCCATCTGTCCTCGCAGCGCAGTGGAGTCAGGCTCGCGCGAAGCGTAACGACGATTTACCATCCCGCGAGTTCCTTTCGTCTGGATAACGAGATATGCGTTGCACGTTGCGCGCTATGCGTTACCTGCGTCGTAGTGTAATTGTCTCCGTTTCTGTACCGGGTAATTTGGCGTTTCCTGCGCACGTAGTGGTAGGAGACAGCCTTCCACCAAATGGTCGGCTGCGCGCACTTCAGCTGGGAGATCTTCGACAGTACACTGTCCTGGCTCTCCGCGTGCAATAGGTCGATCCTGATTGGCGAGTGGTAACACTCGACCAGGTAGACCAGGTAGAGCATTCCCATAAAGGCCACCTGAAACAACCATTTACTGTCAGTGCTACATCCATCAATCACCACTCTTTCCCTGAGAATCTCGCTTCACTTACGGGAATGTAAATGTACCCATCGTCGCAGGGTGACACGTGCCTCGTGCTCTTAATTGGGTACCTCGAGAAGTTGATTACGACCTACAACAAGTGCCATTTTTGGCAAACTTGACCTCCCCTCATTTTCAACCCTACTGTTCTTGGTAACTAGGCGAAAGTAGGGAAAATGGTTTTAAGTAGGCGTTTCATTTCAGCCTGTCCCAGGGACACACAGCTAATTCTTCCATTTTACCCTAGTTTCTCCTAAGCTCTAATCACAGTGCCTCTTTTCCCGCCATAACTGTTCATTATAGCCGAGCACGTTCTACACGGATTCACGAGGCGAGCTCGTGGCCACAATTCCGCGAATCGATTCCTCTCTGCTGAATGAAGCTGGAGTAGAATCGATTGCTCTCGGTAGTACTAGTGTACCGGAAGTCCATAATGGGAGGGAAGTGACGTACCTTGGTGACATTCGCGCATCTACACCAGGTCACTGCGGCAAGGCAACCGTAGATCAGCACCGAAAGCACCAGACACTTGCAGTTCGGCTCCTTTTGCAATGCCCCACAAAGGGTCTGCGAGACTGGTCGCTGCTGTCGAGACACGAGGATTCTGAATTAATCCTCCATACCTTCTTATCAATGCACGGGGGGTTATCGATTCGACACAGTTCTTTCATTGATGGAGGAATTTTTAAGTCACTGGCCGTGCACCGCATGTGGCGCACTTGGACGTGTGACCAAGTGACATTAGCCATTTTTAAAGGACTACTCTTTAGTCCTCTtgtgtttaaaaaataatattctgcTTTTGAAGAAGAGGTGTCTAAGGCACTTGGAATTTTGTGAATTTCAGAATTTTTTGAGTTAGGGGAATTATAGTAGAGCTGTTGTCAGAGttgttaataattaattaaaaaatcgtaCTTCTTCGTTTTCTCGATTCATGTCGCCAAGATCGCTGAGCCACTTCCAGGAAGGTTCGAGCGTTTTCCTCGGTCAGAACGCGAGCTTTTCCATCTCACGAATGCACCCCTCTATCTCCCAAGCATCGGCCTTTGTGCTGCGGTTGCAAGAATTTAATTATTTGCTGCGGGCAGGATCAAAGGGCGAAGGGGACGGTGGCTTTCAGACGCGACGAACCGAAAACGCGCTTTCGTTATCGAACTAATTGCTTCCCTGTGCTTGCGACAATATTGTGGCGATTAATTTTCAGCCCAAGGGGAAAGAGAATTTTCCAATTAAAATATGAGGCTTGAAAATATTGCAACCTTGTGCTCCACTCCTCAGAgtcattaattattttaatctGCAGCGAAATCCAATATTGGGAACAACGAAATGGATATTAATAAATCTGCAAAGAGCTTTAATAAATCTGCAAATGAAGAGGCCAACAAGAATCCATGATCAAAGTGCAGAGAGCAACTGATcaaggtcctcaatgttcgtaaTAATTAAGGAGTCAGAAATTCGTTCCTCATTTTAGAGAAGCAGTGCTCCAAAGTAAATACTCAAACTCGCCACAAAGGAATATCCACGCGTCTCGAAAGTCCTCCCCAGCCTGCCGAGGCTCGAGCACCCTCGTGCTCGCTTTTTGAGCGCAAAAGCTGCCACACACTCGACACCCAACTACGAGTCACGACGACGACCGATCAAATCCACATCGATGG contains the following coding sequences:
- the LOC143181926 gene encoding uncharacterized protein LOC143181926 isoform X5, yielding MVYYERINTHAATSFYYYDYCGVKDISKELILDPKVPITKINLSKGFAFSNMRSATEFEEARSRFFAEQELRDDYMEMREGLDLGYNLNPTTLVAVLGNPWFTNRYVYWCLSALLLSWPLRVIIEYKTQYADYQITKLFGINYDTPSGSEPIHASMSQQTISQPGSYMLAPSYSEALLMDPAPDHRAVESQDLSITEMVPSYSEALLYQRADPNCTIQEDSDHRYDLAPRECSCPCHAAVETRTLEEGPRREEDGQMEDVIRQPLMGSAVEVTSSSCTYISQTEAGRCGSCGKYLVQARLENECSRAEPGTSSEVTHSVRRDRRIPRDMSEPNLRRSDMVEVDTRFLRLNGQSLKNILENDQEEEFSSDERILETGQGTFDAPGPQGRFRFSLSSLDEAVSRTRGTIDVSRGAIPKRTPGRSRVIANPMSNETCTLPNSKTYFCLKSILKQNRRRYTLITARELQNLSNREEEVEESRGKTRASYHEGCSGTLSTGKFNFFSRSRESLDSVLSRRKKPLLESLLDEKSEDPVGQKRENNRTLIFASPIQEVCPGDPFGGKNVIRTRQEVDSTPTEESPSHTVLSQLGRSLTCDRKSRRRFQDSRRQRCSETSHPSSFSCPPARQHPYPYAFSASTDAVDVANTSKGQSSLVYQHGTSFPPYEGSGSRKPSKHGVDHPVTNQGHVEITSQPSVKKELTRSMTERRAKPVRIDANLRRSFTGRVEDYRRENGKWTNLNMETSL
- the LOC143181926 gene encoding uncharacterized protein LOC143181926 isoform X3, which gives rise to MNRENEEQRPVSQTLCGALQKEPNCKCLVLSVLIYGCLAAVTWCRCANVTKVAFMGMLYLVYLVECYHSPIRIDLLHAESQDSVLSKISQLKCAQPTIWWKAVSYHYVRRKRQITRYRNGDNYTTTQVYYERINTHAATSFYYYDYCGVKDISKELILDPKVPITKINLSKGFAFSNMRSATEFEEARSRFFAEQELRDDYMEMREGLDLGYNLNPTTLVAVLGNPWFTNRYVYWCLSALLLSWPLRVIIEYKTQYADYQITKLFGINYDTPSGSEPIHASMSQQTISQPGSYMLAPSYSEALLMDPAPDHRAVESQDLSITEMVPSYSEALLYQRADPNCTIQEDSDHRYDLAPRECSCPCHAAVETRTLEEGPRREEDGQMEDVIRQPLMGSAVEVTSSSCTYISQTEAGRCGSCGKYLVQARLENECSRAEPGTSSEVTHSVRRDRRIPRDMSEPNLRRSDMVEVDTRFLRLNGQSLKNILENDQEEEFSSDERILETGQGTFDAPGPQGRFRFSLSSLDEAVSRTRGTIDVSRGAIPKRTPGRSRVIANPMSNETCTLPNSKTYFCLKSILKQNRRRYTLITARELQNLSNREEEVEESRGKTRASYHEGCSGTLSTGKFNFFSRSRESLDSVLSRRKKPLLESLLDEKSEDPVGQKRENNRTLIFASPIQEVCPGDPFGGKNVIRTRQEVDSTPTEESPSHTVLSQLGRSLTCDRKSRRRFQDSRRQRCSETSHPSSFSCPPARQHPYPYAFSASTDAVDVANTSKGQSSLVYQHGTSFPPYEGSGSRKPSKHGVDHPVTNQGHVEITSQPSVKKELTRSMTERRAKPVRIDANLRRSFTGRVEDYRRENGKWTNLNMETSL
- the LOC143181926 gene encoding uncharacterized protein LOC143181926 isoform X2 gives rise to the protein MNRENEEQRPVSQTLCGALQKEPNCKCLVLSVLIYGCLAAVTWCRCANVTKVVINFSRYPIKSTRHVSPCDDGYIYIPVAFMGMLYLVYLVECYHSPIRIDLLHAESQDSVLSKISQLKCAQPTIWWKAVSYHYVRRKRQITRYRNGDNYTTTQVYYERINTHAATSFYYYDYCGVKDISKELILDPKVPITKINLSKGFAFSNMRSATEFEEARSRFFAEQLRDDYMEMREGLDLGYNLNPTTLVAVLGNPWFTNRYVYWCLSALLLSWPLRVIIEYKTQYADYQITKLFGINYDTPSGSEPIHASMSQQTISQPGSYMLAPSYSEALLMDPAPDHRAVESQDLSITEMVPSYSEALLYQRADPNCTIQEDSDHRYDLAPRECSCPCHAAVETRTLEEGPRREEDGQMEDVIRQPLMGSAVEVTSSSCTYISQTEAGRCGSCGKYLVQARLENECSRAEPGTSSEVTHSVRRDRRIPRDMSEPNLRRSDMVEVDTRFLRLNGQSLKNILENDQEEEFSSDERILETGQGTFDAPGPQGRFRFSLSSLDEAVSRTRGTIDVSRGAIPKRTPGRSRVIANPMSNETCTLPNSKTYFCLKSILKQNRRRYTLITARELQNLSNREEEVEESRGKTRASYHEGCSGTLSTGKFNFFSRSRESLDSVLSRRKKPLLESLLDEKSEDPVGQKRENNRTLIFASPIQEVCPGDPFGGKNVIRTRQEVDSTPTEESPSHTVLSQLGRSLTCDRKSRRRFQDSRRQRCSETSHPSSFSCPPARQHPYPYAFSASTDAVDVANTSKGQSSLVYQHGTSFPPYEGSGSRKPSKHGVDHPVTNQGHVEITSQPSVKKELTRSMTERRAKPVRIDANLRRSFTGRVEDYRRENGKWTNLNMETSL
- the LOC143181926 gene encoding uncharacterized protein LOC143181926 isoform X1, producing MNRENEEQRPVSQTLCGALQKEPNCKCLVLSVLIYGCLAAVTWCRCANVTKVVINFSRYPIKSTRHVSPCDDGYIYIPVAFMGMLYLVYLVECYHSPIRIDLLHAESQDSVLSKISQLKCAQPTIWWKAVSYHYVRRKRQITRYRNGDNYTTTQVYYERINTHAATSFYYYDYCGVKDISKELILDPKVPITKINLSKGFAFSNMRSATEFEEARSRFFAEQELRDDYMEMREGLDLGYNLNPTTLVAVLGNPWFTNRYVYWCLSALLLSWPLRVIIEYKTQYADYQITKLFGINYDTPSGSEPIHASMSQQTISQPGSYMLAPSYSEALLMDPAPDHRAVESQDLSITEMVPSYSEALLYQRADPNCTIQEDSDHRYDLAPRECSCPCHAAVETRTLEEGPRREEDGQMEDVIRQPLMGSAVEVTSSSCTYISQTEAGRCGSCGKYLVQARLENECSRAEPGTSSEVTHSVRRDRRIPRDMSEPNLRRSDMVEVDTRFLRLNGQSLKNILENDQEEEFSSDERILETGQGTFDAPGPQGRFRFSLSSLDEAVSRTRGTIDVSRGAIPKRTPGRSRVIANPMSNETCTLPNSKTYFCLKSILKQNRRRYTLITARELQNLSNREEEVEESRGKTRASYHEGCSGTLSTGKFNFFSRSRESLDSVLSRRKKPLLESLLDEKSEDPVGQKRENNRTLIFASPIQEVCPGDPFGGKNVIRTRQEVDSTPTEESPSHTVLSQLGRSLTCDRKSRRRFQDSRRQRCSETSHPSSFSCPPARQHPYPYAFSASTDAVDVANTSKGQSSLVYQHGTSFPPYEGSGSRKPSKHGVDHPVTNQGHVEITSQPSVKKELTRSMTERRAKPVRIDANLRRSFTGRVEDYRRENGKWTNLNMETSL
- the LOC143181926 gene encoding uncharacterized protein LOC143181926 isoform X4, which translates into the protein MRECHQGGLYGNALPGLPGRVLPLANQDRPIARGEPGQCTVEDLPAEVRAADHLVEGCLLPLRAQETPNYPVYYERINTHAATSFYYYDYCGVKDISKELILDPKVPITKINLSKGFAFSNMRSATEFEEARSRFFAEQELRDDYMEMREGLDLGYNLNPTTLVAVLGNPWFTNRYVYWCLSALLLSWPLRVIIEYKTQYADYQITKLFGINYDTPSGSEPIHASMSQQTISQPGSYMLAPSYSEALLMDPAPDHRAVESQDLSITEMVPSYSEALLYQRADPNCTIQEDSDHRYDLAPRECSCPCHAAVETRTLEEGPRREEDGQMEDVIRQPLMGSAVEVTSSSCTYISQTEAGRCGSCGKYLVQARLENECSRAEPGTSSEVTHSVRRDRRIPRDMSEPNLRRSDMVEVDTRFLRLNGQSLKNILENDQEEEFSSDERILETGQGTFDAPGPQGRFRFSLSSLDEAVSRTRGTIDVSRGAIPKRTPGRSRVIANPMSNETCTLPNSKTYFCLKSILKQNRRRYTLITARELQNLSNREEEVEESRGKTRASYHEGCSGTLSTGKFNFFSRSRESLDSVLSRRKKPLLESLLDEKSEDPVGQKRENNRTLIFASPIQEVCPGDPFGGKNVIRTRQEVDSTPTEESPSHTVLSQLGRSLTCDRKSRRRFQDSRRQRCSETSHPSSFSCPPARQHPYPYAFSASTDAVDVANTSKGQSSLVYQHGTSFPPYEGSGSRKPSKHGVDHPVTNQGHVEITSQPSVKKELTRSMTERRAKPVRIDANLRRSFTGRVEDYRRENGKWTNLNMETSL